A single genomic interval of Romboutsia ilealis harbors:
- a CDS encoding M18 family aminopeptidase, with amino-acid sequence MNSKKFARNLIDFIYNSPTAFHAVSTSKELLDANGFIELDSCKMWDVKVGGKYYITKNSSAIVAFTVNSDNIEKEGFRIIGSHSDSPSFRIKPNAEIEAEKSYLKLNTECYGGPILSTWLDRPLGVAGRVIIRTDNILKPKEVIVNLDKPICIIPNLAIHMNRSVNEGYAFNKQKDLLPLVGLLNDSLEKDNFLIKELQNRLGIDIEDIIDFDLFLYEFEKGCLMGANEEFISSGRLDNLAMAHASLNALINADGNKGINIVAVFDNEEVGSSTKQGADSNMLLNILERICISLGKTREEFFTSMYSSFMISSDLAHAVHPNIPEKHDPTNRPVMGKGPVIKINANQAYTSDAYSISIYKSICKESGVKYQEFVNRSDERGGSTIGPISSTHIDIPSVDVGTPILAMHSIRELGSVDDHYSIYKTFHKFYEI; translated from the coding sequence ATGAATAGTAAAAAATTTGCAAGAAACTTAATAGATTTTATTTATAATAGTCCAACTGCATTTCATGCAGTTTCTACATCGAAGGAATTATTAGATGCAAATGGATTTATTGAGTTAGACTCATGTAAAATGTGGGATGTAAAAGTAGGTGGAAAGTATTATATAACTAAAAATTCATCAGCGATAGTAGCATTTACAGTAAACTCAGACAATATAGAGAAAGAAGGATTTAGAATAATAGGTTCTCATTCAGATTCACCATCGTTTAGAATAAAGCCAAATGCAGAAATAGAAGCTGAAAAATCTTACTTAAAGTTAAATACAGAATGTTATGGAGGTCCAATATTAAGTACATGGTTAGATAGACCTTTAGGAGTAGCTGGTAGGGTAATTATAAGAACAGATAATATATTAAAGCCTAAAGAAGTAATAGTAAACCTAGATAAACCAATATGTATTATACCTAATTTAGCTATACATATGAATAGAAGTGTAAATGAAGGTTATGCTTTTAATAAGCAAAAAGATTTACTTCCTTTAGTGGGATTATTAAATGATTCTCTAGAAAAAGATAATTTCTTAATAAAAGAGCTACAAAATAGATTAGGTATAGATATAGAGGATATAATAGATTTTGATTTATTTTTATATGAATTTGAAAAAGGATGTCTAATGGGTGCTAATGAAGAATTTATATCAAGTGGTAGACTTGATAATTTAGCTATGGCTCATGCAAGTTTAAATGCTCTAATAAATGCTGATGGAAATAAAGGTATAAATATAGTAGCTGTATTTGATAATGAGGAAGTTGGAAGTTCTACCAAACAAGGTGCAGACTCAAATATGTTATTAAATATACTAGAAAGAATTTGTATATCACTAGGAAAAACTAGAGAAGAATTTTTTACATCTATGTATTCATCATTTATGATATCTTCTGATTTAGCACATGCAGTTCATCCAAATATTCCTGAAAAACATGACCCAACAAATAGACCTGTAATGGGTAAAGGTCCTGTTATAAAAATAAATGCAAATCAAGCGTATACTAGTGATGCATATTCTATATCTATATATAAATCTATCTGCAAAGAAAGTGGTGTTAAATATCAAGAATTTGTTAATAGATCAGATGAAAGAGGAGGAAGTACTATAGGTCCGATATCATCTACTCATATAGATATACCATCAGTTGATGTAGGAACACCGATACTTGCGA